One Robbsia sp. KACC 23696 DNA segment encodes these proteins:
- the dnaN gene encoding DNA polymerase III subunit beta, with protein sequence MLLVKTERDTLLRPLQTVCGIVERRHTLPILANVLIKKNGASLSFLSTDLEVQITTSAECAAGADTAATTVAARKLLDILKALPGGDVSLTLEDKRLAVKSGKSRFGLQMLAADEFPTLAKVEEFGATFKVPQRAMRQLLSAVHFAMAQQDIRYYLNGMLFVVEGSKLMAVATDGHRLAYCSTTIEGNFPKQDVIVPRKTVLELQRLLEDIDDPVEIALGASQIKFQFGPVELISKLVEGKFPDFQRVIPKGQDNHFLIGREELQRALQRAAILTTDKFKGVRWQVKPGVLGITSSNADQEDASEELEIAYDGDAIDIGFNVSYLLDVLANTKADMLNIGMKDSNSSALITIPENDDFKYVVMPMRI encoded by the coding sequence ATGCTATTGGTCAAGACTGAACGGGATACGCTGCTGCGACCGCTGCAGACGGTATGCGGTATCGTCGAGCGGCGCCACACGCTGCCGATTCTCGCGAACGTGCTGATAAAGAAAAATGGTGCGTCGCTTTCCTTCCTGTCGACTGACCTCGAAGTTCAGATCACCACATCGGCCGAGTGCGCCGCGGGCGCCGATACGGCGGCCACGACCGTCGCTGCCCGCAAGTTGCTGGATATTCTGAAGGCCCTCCCGGGCGGTGACGTCAGCCTGACTCTTGAAGACAAGCGCCTGGCCGTGAAGTCCGGCAAGAGTCGCTTCGGCCTGCAAATGTTGGCCGCCGACGAATTCCCGACGCTTGCCAAGGTCGAAGAATTCGGTGCGACCTTCAAGGTGCCGCAACGCGCGATGCGCCAGTTGCTGTCGGCGGTGCACTTCGCGATGGCGCAGCAGGATATTCGCTACTACCTGAACGGGATGCTGTTCGTGGTGGAAGGCAGCAAGCTGATGGCCGTGGCCACCGATGGCCACCGTCTCGCTTACTGCTCGACGACGATCGAAGGCAACTTCCCGAAGCAAGACGTGATCGTGCCGCGCAAGACGGTGCTGGAACTGCAACGCCTGCTCGAGGACATCGACGATCCGGTCGAGATCGCGCTGGGTGCGTCGCAGATCAAGTTCCAGTTCGGCCCGGTCGAATTGATTTCGAAGCTGGTCGAGGGCAAGTTCCCGGACTTCCAGCGCGTGATCCCGAAGGGTCAGGACAACCATTTCCTGATCGGTCGCGAAGAATTGCAGCGCGCTTTGCAGCGTGCGGCGATTCTGACCACCGACAAGTTCAAGGGTGTGCGTTGGCAGGTGAAGCCGGGCGTGCTCGGCATCACCTCAAGCAATGCGGACCAGGAAGACGCCAGCGAAGAGCTGGAGATCGCGTACGACGGCGACGCGATCGACATCGGCTTCAACGTCAGCTATTTGCTGGACGTCTTGGCCAACACGAAGGCCGACATGCTGAACATCGGCATGAAGGACTCGAACTCCAGCGCCTTGATCACCATCCCTGAGAACGATGACTTCAAGTACGTGGTGATGCCGATGCGCATCTGA